In Polyangium spumosum, a genomic segment contains:
- the nudC gene encoding NAD(+) diphosphatase, producing the protein MNKTPRFRGDPALRGAPPLGLWFAFRGDELLVRLAESDAPAPPFPYDVPALESLGALGLDPVRVQPLGWLDAVPCRSAELARDAPVPPGFVYVSLRRLHGRLDPDFEAAAGTAFQVQYWDRTHQFCGTCGAPLVIEEGRRSKRCTGCAHQHFPHVTPAIIVLVEDGPRILMTRQPRFPPGMYGLVAGFVEPGETLEACARRETREETGIEIDDIRYFDSQPWPFPHQIMIGFFARRTGGELVVDRTELEDAAWFDRGALPKLPPPMSIARRLIDEWLARRP; encoded by the coding sequence ATGAACAAGACACCTCGTTTCCGCGGCGACCCCGCGCTCCGCGGCGCGCCTCCGCTCGGCCTCTGGTTCGCGTTTCGCGGCGACGAGCTGCTCGTTCGCCTCGCGGAGAGCGACGCGCCCGCGCCGCCGTTTCCTTACGACGTGCCCGCCCTCGAGAGCCTCGGCGCGCTCGGCCTCGATCCCGTGCGCGTCCAGCCGCTCGGCTGGCTCGACGCCGTCCCGTGCCGATCGGCCGAGCTCGCGAGAGACGCGCCCGTCCCGCCCGGCTTTGTGTACGTCTCGCTGCGCCGCCTGCACGGCCGCCTCGATCCGGACTTCGAGGCCGCCGCGGGCACGGCGTTCCAGGTGCAATACTGGGATCGGACGCACCAGTTCTGCGGCACGTGCGGCGCGCCGCTCGTGATCGAAGAGGGGCGTCGTTCGAAGCGCTGCACCGGCTGCGCGCACCAGCATTTCCCGCACGTCACGCCCGCCATCATCGTCCTCGTCGAGGACGGCCCGCGTATCTTGATGACGCGCCAGCCTCGTTTTCCTCCGGGCATGTACGGCCTCGTCGCGGGGTTCGTCGAGCCCGGCGAGACGCTCGAGGCCTGCGCCAGGCGCGAGACCCGCGAGGAGACGGGCATCGAGATCGACGATATCCGATATTTCGATAGCCAGCCCTGGCCTTTTCCGCACCAGATCATGATCGGGTTCTTCGCGCGACGCACGGGCGGCGAGCTCGTCGTCGACCGGACCGAGCTCGAGGACGCCGCGTGGTTCGACCGCGGGGCCTTGCCCAAGCTCCCGCCGCCGATGAGCATTGCGCGCAGGCTCATCGACGAATGGCTCGCGCGCCGGCCCTGA